Genomic window (Lutra lutra chromosome 6, mLutLut1.2, whole genome shotgun sequence):
ACACTAGGAAGGTTGTTTGTTTATCCTGGTTGTAGTCCATTGTTGGTCCTTTTGGTATCTCATTTCTGGCCCCTGCCACTGGAGTGTGAGCTCCACGAGCTCAGAGGatgtatctgttttgttcaccacaCTATCCCCAGGGCCCAGAACCCTGCTTCGCACTTAGGGCTCGGTAAATACTTACTGCCTGGACAAAGGAGTTTGTGAAATTAAAGAGCTGCGCTGGACAAACCCAAGGCTGGCTCTGGCCATGACAGTCTGTGCATCCAAACTCAGCACCGACCCAGGGGGGTTCACACTGTAGCTGTCCCCAAGGTTCCTTGCTAGGGGAAGAACCGGCACCCTTGTCATCTGTCCCCTGAGGACCACACCTGCCTCCTGACTGTTCTCCTGCATTCACTTGTGCTGCCCCAGATCGTCCTAAGTCAGATCAGGTCACTACCCTGCTTTGAACCCCCAGTGACCTAGACATCTCGCCTGGACCACCAGGCCCTGCCAACCTCTTTTCCTCTCCCGGTGTGCCCTGGCCTTGAGGACCtcacacctactatgtgcttcCTGAGCAAGGTTTTTGCACTTTTCCTTCTGAAATGTTCTCACTCTAGCGCTTTGCATGAGAGGCTCCTTCTCATCATTCtggtttcaaagaaaataaatgtcacctcctccaagaggccttccctgacccctcCTCTGGCAAAGGAGTGCCCCCAAGCCCCACCCTGTCATTCTCTATCCTGCCTCCTTTATTTGGTGCCTGAAATGGTTTACTGTCTCCTCGTTGgtgtctgtctccctttctcctaGAAGGGAGCTGGTTGCCTAAATGTCTGGTTCGCTGCTGTATCCTAGCACAATCGGTGGCTAGCAGGGGAGccattccctgcccccacccactaAGTTTCTCTGTATTGTCGCCCTGTCTGCTCACCTTGATAgcctggttttcttcttcttctgtggGCTCCACAAGGTCCAGAGGCCCCACTTCCTCAGACCTCTTTTGTAAAACCAGGGACTTCTTCTGACCTTTGTTGCGCTCCTTTTCCTAAGGGCAGAGCACAAAATCGCACAAAACCCAAAACCGGGGTCTGTCCACTGCCCAGAAGGCACCTGCCTGTCTCTGTCCAGGGTGCTAAGTGGCCTGAGCTTCCCACAGGGACGGAAGCATTCCTTCTCCCCAGGTGCCTCTACAGCAAGTCCCAGCAACGCGATGGCCACAGAAGCCTCTCTGAGTTGTCCACCAACAGGTCAACTTGCAGAAGAATCCCTTCCTTTCTCGTTCCAGCACCGCACCCAGGTTGTTACtgttaattaagttaaaatgctgaaaataatgGCTGCCCTTCATGCATATTAAGCGTGAAAATGGGTTTTTCTTAGCAGAGAGCCTATAAAAAAGGTGGCAAGACAGCCCAGCCTGCGAGGGCACCATGGGGTGGCCCAGAAACTGGAGTCCCTGGGAGGTGATTTATAAGAGGCAAGACAGGGAGATGAATTATGGAGGAAGGAGATTACAGCTTCTTCATAAAAATCCTGGTGCCTGGCAATTATAAGGAGCAAAACCATAGAGCGGATTAATGCAAAGTGTCCTTTGGTTGCCATTTTGCTAGTTTATGTTCTACTGAGTTTGACTGTTTCTGCCCCAAATCTTACGTGGCATCCTGCTTGCTGGGTCCCAGGGCACTGAGATCAGACACACCTCATTCCTTTGGTTTCCCTAATGGCACCCTTGGGATTCGGCTCAGGGCCTTGCCTGAGACATGGTGATTCTAGAACAAAGGGCTGTCTCTTCTGGGGAGGAAGCTGGTGGTGGAGGAAGTGTGTTTAGAGAGACTGCCACATCTCCTCCGTATTTCCATGACTACGCCCCACCCCCACGAAGAAGGGAGGCTGCGGCCAGCCTTGCCTTGGCAGAGGACACTGGTCACTGGGTctggggcagcctgccctggACAGAGCACGTGGGTCCAGAGGCCATGCAACCTCCCAGAGAATGGATTCTTGTCTTTGTTCCTAGTGGAGCCTTGGTCTCAGACAGGTGGGACACGAAAGTCCCATTTTTTCACCTCCTCAGGTCAGAGAGAAACAACTATCTGTACAAGATACTCAGAACCCCTGGACATCTAAAGTAAAAGGCACAGGGAGCCAGGTCGGGTGGTCACTTTTTTGGGGGACCTGCCCCCTGAGTTCTGTTAAGTCTGCCTGGTTTACTTCTGGGTTCTCAAGAGGCGGCTCTGGCCGACACTTCAGGGAGCAGCAGCTTCTTCTTTCCCACTCTGGGCATTTGCTCCCACCGAGTgcccctccttctctctaaagACCCCCCAGATCCATGCTCACCTCTTCTCTGTAGGCTGCCGACACGCGCCAGCCCATGGAgacctctccctcctctgagctTCGCACTTAACATCAGCGTCACTCACTGGGCAATTAATCACGTCCTACCTTGTGACATTTCTCTTGTTCTCTATTGTTAgtgactttttcatgtgtttgtatCTTGGCCGCTGAGCCTGCTCCTTGAAGACGGAGGCTCTTAGATCTCCTGTGTGCCTGGCCTCTCCCCCAGCGTGGCTGTTTATACCTCGGAGATGCTCAGCAAATACTGATTGGCTCCTTAATGGAAAATCTCCTCTGAAGGATGGGCAGGGGCGGGAAAAGGTGTTGTGTGTAGGAGCTGCAGTCACCTGTGTGTGGTGCTGGGGAGGAGTGAAGGTGGCAGGGAGACAGCTGGAGCTGGGGGCTAGCTCGGGTCTGGGTCCTTAGTGCTGTCCTCAGTGGGGCTAGCTTAGCTGATTAAATAAACATGGGTTTACCAAAGGGACACTTACTTGTGCCTTAGAGAGACTAAGGCCACCTGAGTGCTGAGCAGGGCTCTGCGTCACTTGGGCCACACAGGGGAGGCGGGCATGccttgaggtgtgtgtgtgtggggggggggatttcCTACCCGGATCTTCTGGAGCTCGCTGTGGGTGAAGATGGGAACAAAGGCTTCTGTCTGGGAGGCTAGCATGGCAGCCACGTGCACCACAAGCAGAGCAGCCACAGCCTTTCGGGACACCATCCTGGAGCTGgacagaaacaagaaaatcttGTCACAGGGCTTACGGTGCAGTGCACACATTCCCTAcagctgtgaccttgagcaagccacTTAGCCTCTCCTGATGCGGGCCGGGTGTGGGGCTTGACCGGAGGAGCTCAGAGCCGCCTTCTCTGTCacagagccaggcctgggagaGGTGGCCCGGCCCCTGCCACATGCTGGGGGAGCAGTTGTCCATGTGTCAGCTCCCCTCTTTGTCACAGCTGCAGTCCTCCAGGGTCAGTGGGGCTCATGAAGTGGGAAGGACCCATGTCTCAGAAGAAAGACTAGATAATCAACAGAATTGTGCTCCCCCCTTGAGCCCTCCCTGTGCCCTGAGCTGATGAGGATGACAAAAGGGACAGACCGAGGCCCAGATGACCCCAGGTTTCCCCGAAGAGTGCCAGAGGCACTGGGTCTGGAGAGAAAGGGGCTGGAACACTTTGCCCAGATGGAAGCAGAGCCAGATGGAAAATTTCAGCAGGGAACAGCATCCTAGAGCTGAAGTGGGGTCTCTACCCCTCCGGGGGCCAGCACTGGCTCTGGAACGAGACTCTTCCAGAGCTCCAGCTAGCTGCCTGTTGGTTGTCTAGAAACAACACAGAGTGCTTCTGTTCCTGGCAACCCCCTCCCGACACCTCAGAATGCTACAAGTGCTGGGGGTGCCTGTTTGTACATGTGGGGCCTCTTGTGTCCCAGGAAGAGGGTATGTCTGGATTGGTAGGCCAGAAGGTGGGCCACAGACACCTGCCAGGAAACAGGTAGGTGTGGTGACCCCAGGAGAACAAAGGCTTGAGAAATGGGGTCAGCTGGGCAGACTCTGGGCTGGGTGCGGATGGTCctatggtgggggtggggtagggtgctGCCTGCTGGGTGCCAGCCTCAGTTGATTCCTTACCCTGGTGCACAGTGCCCCCTTCCAAGCCCTCTCCCACACAATCCACACACTCACCTGGGAGCAGGTGCtatctggggaggggaggggacctaGACAGGTGAGGAGACTTATTCAGAGGTGGTGGAGGTTGGAAGGCTGGCTTCCTGAGGCCTGCTGCTTGGCCCTGCACACCACTCCATGTTGCCTCTGCTCACAGAAAGTGGAGAAGGGCATCGCAGGGGGCAGCCTGCTGAATGCAATCCAGGCCCCAACATTCCTGCGCTGAGTGAGCTGATGAGTGAAGGGGCCAGGCCCCAGAGCAAGGAGGAGAGACCACGGGCAGCCTCCACAGCAGGCAGAGTTGGGGGCATTATAGGGTTGCAGATAAAGAGTTTCAGGGAGTCAGCTTGGGGCTCTCACAGCCCTTGGACAGCCTGGATTCTGTTGGCAGGAAAGGGTCCAGCCCTGGACTGGTCTCCAAGCTTCCCTGCAGTTCCAACCCCCATTACCCCTTTGAAGAGAATCATCCAAGAATGCAGACTTGCGTCCTGCCTCCCCGTGTCCAGGACCCTTCTCCTCAGGCATCTGAAGCCACCTCTACTAAGCAGGACACTCACTCTGCCTTCTTTGATGCCTCCTGTCCCCGTcctactttctctctccatctggctAACACTCcatgagaaagaacatgaaagcTCAGGCAGTCAAAGCCTCCCATGCCAGCTACATACAAATTCAGGGTCAGAAGACCACCCACCAACCGACTGCCTTCCCCATCTGTGGGGACAGCTGATATCTGGTCTGGGACCCCAGGAGGACCTGGAGCAGTACAGAGTTTGGGCAGGGATGGAGGGCTCCCAATCACTCTTCTTCCTATCCTCTCCCTTTGGAGGCTGGAGGGCCCTGACTCCCCTCCCACGGTGGAGACGATGCATCACATCGATGGCGTCCCGTTTCCTTCACAGAGATGCTACAGAGCCCTTTTCATTCTGGTGTTCACATTTAATTCCCTCCATAAGAATCaataaaaaccttaaataaaaaaaaggcaaaatccaATTGCTGCTCATTTTCTTGATCCAACTGGCAGTTGGCATGTCACCTACATTCATTTGCGTTCCCGGGAGCTCAGAGTGGGAGAGCTTTTCACTGTATGATGAGACACTGACTTCCCTTTTCCATCTCCCAGGATGGGGCTCCAGTCTTCAAGCGatcaggctggaggagggggtgccTGTCTGGTCCCTGCCCTCCCATAGGAGCCCCGGCTCTGGCGAGTCTGGCCTCATCACTCAATCTCCCTAGGGACCCACTTCACCTTTATCTTTCCAGAGTGAAGCCTCCATGCCATATGGGGGTCCTGCGTCCACACTGAGCTCTGGTTTGGGTTCCTGGCCTGTAGTTGTAGTCAACGGCACCATGCACCCACACAGCCTCTCTTTTGCCAGGAATGGCACCCACCCACTCCTCCCTCCAGCTTCTCTGCTCCGGGGCAGTCCTGCTTTAACACACACGATGAGTGGCTTTAACCTGCTACTCTGGAAATCGGCTCCGGGGCTTGCAGTCCAAAGCCTAGTGAAGTATTGGAAGGTGTCAGGAGAGACACAGGGGAGATCTCTGGACCAGGCTGGCTCTGCTCACACCACTGTTCTGCCCTGGGGCTCATGCTGAACTCTCCCCATACCCCCCCAACCATGGCTACTCACATCAGCGCGGTGTGAATGGGACTGGCAGAGTCTGTGTCTGTTTGTCCTCTGATATCTGGCTGATCTGACCGGTCTTTATATCTGGTATCTTGCTGGTCTGATGGGCCCTCTGGCCCGCCCTTGGGAGCCCATTAACCTTTGGCCACACCTTGGGGGCTTTGGGTGGGGAGCCCGGATTCTTGAAGCTCATGGAAACAGCAGGCAGGGCCTGCCACCTGTGGACTTCTGGGGCCTTCCTGGAAGGCCTCTGCCTCAGGCAACAGTCAGGATTTGGTGGAGGCCAACTCCCACCCAGATGGCACCCTCTGGCCCACTTAGAACTCAGctgctggggacacctggggggctcagtcagttaagcgtctgccttcagctcaggtcatgtgggatggagtcctgcatcgggctccctgtccagcggggagcctgcttctccctctttctgcccctccccttgcttgtgctcactctgtcaaattaataaataaaattaaaaacaaaacaaagcactatggggcaccttggtggctcagtgggttaagcctctgcctttggctcatgtcatgatctcagggtcctgggatcgagtcctgcatctggctctctggtcagcggggagcctgcttccccatctctctctgcctgcctctctgcctacttgtgatctctgtctgtcaaattaagaaaaaaaataaaaaaaaaaagaaaaaaccaaacaactgaGTGTGAGGTCCAGAGGGCCTGGGCTAGTGGAGGCCCTTTCCCCAGTGGAAACTTGCTGGCCAGTAGCACTTTCCAGAGAGGCTGCTGCACACATCCAGATAGGGATTGCTCTTGGTCCAGGAACCCCTCCCCTGTCAGACCACTCTGCTGTGGCTTTTCCcctcagaaagaaacaaatgtttgtggAGCTACAAACCCAATCTTATGCTCAGCAAGGCTTCCTGCCCGTGGGGTCTGGGCATTCCACTCCAAGGCCAGGTCAGACACTGGATCACTGGATCGTGGGCTCGCCAACTGCTGTTCAGCCTGTGCCCTGGGTCTCTGCCGTCTCTGAGACTTAGCCCCGAGGAATGAGAGCTTAAAATTGGGGCTTGGAACTGAGATGCCactgcccaccctgccccaggtTGCAAGAATGGCTTTTAAGACAAGGTCACAGATCTCGGCGGCGGCAAGATAGCATGAGCAAGGTGAAggagcacccccctccccacttcccaggcTCTGGGAGCCTCTGTTAGCACCATgttctcctgggggaggggaggagaggaaggggctcAGGTCCGTACCTTCATCTCTAAcacatggtggggtggggggcaggccaACTGTGGTCCGTGGGCCAAAACCAGCTTGTGAGCTAAGAGTAGTTTTTacgtttttttaataattcaaaaaatcagaagaaaagggATTTTTGGTGACATGTGAATTTTTACGAAATTCCAATTCCTGTGCCCATAAGTAAGGTTTTCTTGGAACACGGCCACtctcattcatttgtttgctgTCTGTGCCTGCTTTGGGGCTCTAACAAGAGAGTTGAATAGTTGGACAGAGACGTTAAGACCCACAAAGCTGAAGCTATTTATTATTTGGGTCTTCTAGAAAGTTTGCTTATCCTTGGCCTTGACCGTGTCTGGAGTGTGGAAGGTGcttgatagattaaaaaataacatcctacgtatcagctttttaaaatcatacaatACTCTGAGGCTGGTGCGGGTAttgttccattttacaggtaggaAAACTGAGGTGAAACATTGGGCCCAAGATCACACCTATTAAAACGGCAGGGCCGGGATTCAAAGCCTGGCTTCAGAGCCCACTGTGGTTTTTGCCACTTGATATTTGATGAGTGAGCATGTGGATGTTTACAGCTGGGGAAGGCCTTGATAGGGCCCTGTAGAAATTCTACAAACCTGCCACTTTCTCCTAAGCCAGCCCTTGGCAAGGTGCCTTAGCACGACCCAGTCTGAATGGACCAACTGCGACAAATGCAGGTTGTTCTTGTGTGTTCTCGGGTTTGGAGAGGTCAGACCTAGACCCGGGGAGGACTGCATGCGGTGGGCCAGGCTGTCTGCCACACACAAGGGAAAGTTCGAAGCCTCTCCCCATCACCCCTGTACACCAGGCCTCTGAGACCAGCACCCTGCCTCTGCTGGCCCAGTCCGGGCTCTGATCCAGAGACACTCCGTCTGAGAAATGATAGGAACCTGGGAACCGGAGACAGGCCTGTGatgagagatggggagaaaggaggtgCTGGAAACAGTAAATAATCTGGGATCAATTTTCTGCACGTGAGTAGCATTATCCTGAAGCTCTCCTGTGATTCAGGACTTCTGATCCAAGCACTTTACAGTGTTACATATGATATCTGCAGTTTGGTCTGGAAGAAACACAAATTGGGGTTCCCAGGGAGCTACTCCCTATAATGCAGGGGGGAACGTGGACCAGTGTGGGGCTCTGCTATGGCCTCTGTTCTGGAGTCACAAGCTGTAAGGAGGAAGGGGTCTCTCCTTCCTGCCCGTCTTGGCTGCAGATCGTGAGGGTCCGACCGTTAGGAAGGTTCCCACCAGGAGaatgtcttctctctcctctctgtctgggTCCTGGGTCTCGAGGTGTATTTTCCACTGTCGAGTGTAGTGCTTCCAAAATGGAGAGACGGTAGATAACAAGCCTAATCACAACTACTTTGTCTTTACCATGTACACTGTCTCTCCCTACAAATGCTCAATTAGTGGCTCTCTCTCCTGCTAGAAAttggacaaaaataaaaggaaggcaTAATCTGATGTTCTCCCTTCTCTGACCTGGGACCGCCTCCGATGTACAGCGGCTGAAGCAGAGGGGAGGCAAAAAACCTGACCCATGTCTGGGAAAGGAAGTTCACAAAACTCAGAGGAAGCGACTCAAACCACATTTGGGCCCTTGATTGCCTCTTTCCCCCATGTTGGGCAGAAGTATTAGCAGTTCAGCTCTCCTCTCCTCATGACCTTGAAAATATTGTTTGCTGGGTACTGCATAACATCTTCATTAATGGCCTGGAACAGGGAGGCAACCGCGTGTTAATTAAATTTGCAGAGGATACTAAATTGGGAGATGTAGCAAACATCAGGGAGGACAGATTCCTAATACAAGAAGACGTTGGGAGGTTAGAACTACAAGCTGGAAAAGGCCAGGTGAGCTGCTGGACATAGGTCATCAAGGCCTCGAGGACATGAGATGTGGATGGTGAGGAGAGGCcagcaaagaagaaaagctaCAACCGGGATGacctgggcgggggtggggcgggaagcATGGTGGCAAACACATTGCTCTGTTTTCTAGATGGCACCCTCAAAGAGGCAGAGGACAGTGGCTAGAGGAAGACAAGAGTCCAGATAAGTCAAAATTGCCCAGAGATTGCTAGGAGTGCCAAAGCTTaaggtataaaaatgaaaaatgaaaggttTCGAAAGACTGGCTTGCCCAGAATGCTGGTAAGAATTAAATGTGCATTGCTGATGTTGAACAAAGGCCAAGGAGAGGCAAAGAACGCAAAGAACGCAGTGTCTCAAGGGCAGAAAcagtggcgggggggtgggggtggttgaGGGGTAAGCCGCGGCTCCACCTACAGTTGGCCCTCCTGGAGTTAGAGGGGTGTGACTGGGCTCATGAGCACAAATACTAGTTGACAGTGATGGCATTTAAAACTAGGGTAGGCAGggaccccctgggtggctcagtcagttaggcatctgcctttggctcaggtcgtgatccctcaagtcatgaccccagggtcctgggatagagctctgtggggagtctgcttctccttctgcctctgcccctcccccggctcacatgctctttctctctctctctcaaataaataaaatcttaaaaaaaaaacaaacaaacaaactagggCAAGCAAAGCACTGAAAGATGTATTTTAGGCAACAATAGTGTCCTGGCCCATGGGACACAGGCTTTAGTGACCTGTGgggtgtttttattcttttacttccaTGGCTCAGGCTCTTTTTTCAGAAGTCACTAATGATTTGTTGAGAAATGATACACAGCAGACACTATACACCAAGAAGAACCCCCTGGTATAGAAATAGTGtgagtggaaaggaaaacacaaacttGGAGAGCATCCGTCCAGAGTTAATTCCCAATTTGTTGAGCTTCTTATGTGTTACACCTGATACTTGAATTAACATTCCTGCATCTCCAATTTCCTGTTGAGTCCATTCAATGTGTGCCAACAACCCTGGACCCAAAACAATCCAATAAAATGCTTTCCTGTCCAACTCAGCTCTGTGGACTATTGATAGAGTACGCGGAATTTGGGGACTTTGTTGAGTTTTACAATAGCATTCCTGCTGACTTCCCGGTCAATACTTCCCCGGGTGGTTAATATACTCCTAGAAATGTCCCAGTCACTAATGTGCTTCTGGGTTCCCTTTCTATTTATGGGGGTTTATCACAAAAGCTGCtgctataaaacttaaaaaagaggtCACATAACTTTTTTTCCAGGGACGATGACGGTGCTTAGAGCTGGGTCTATGGGCTGGACTTTGatgggatttattttttctgttctttctgttaATTGAGCTGGTGACACCAAGTCTTCttgtaattgaattttaaatctatgtatttatatttttatagagatGATGGATGTATGTGAAGGGAAAGCAGATGGCTTTGGAAGTGACGAATTAATTATAAGGGAAGCCAaagcctctcctttctcttcaacTCCTTCAGGGCAGGGGGCTCCCAGCACCCTGATCGGAGGGAACGAGGCACTAGAACATGGAGGCAGGGACAGCTGACAC
Coding sequences:
- the MLN gene encoding promotilin isoform X1, translating into MVSRKAVAALLVVHVAAMLASQTEAFVPIFTHSELQKIREKERNKGQKKSLVLQKRSEEVGPLDLVEPTEEEENQAIKLTAPVEIGMKMNSRQLEKYWAALEELLGEALLSTQNGGEERGGEKALEWEEPEVKGLAPGYRES
- the MLN gene encoding promotilin isoform X2; amino-acid sequence: MVSRKAVAALLVVHVAAMLASQTEAFVPIFTHSELQKIREKERNKGQKKSLVLQKRSEEVGPLDLVEPTEEEENQAIKLTAPVEIGMKMNSRQLEKYWAALEELLGEALLSTQNADK
- the MLN gene encoding promotilin isoform X3, translating into MVSRKAVAALLVVHVAAMLASQTEAFVPIFTHSELQKIREKERNKGQKKSLVLQKRSEEVGPLDLVEPTEEEENQAIKLTAPVEIGMKMNSRQLEKYWAALEELLGEALLSTQNDK